Proteins from one Calditrichota bacterium genomic window:
- a CDS encoding DinB family protein produces the protein MESKDIILKLEKNGLVFESLFKNITEEQISWKANENKWSMLEIVCHLLDEEKEDFRQRIDFTLNNPGEAWPAIDPQGWVRSRNYSGKNFDETLNQFLAERKKSIEWLYNLSNPNWQVCYLHPKAGEVSAEQLLANWIAHDLLHIRQITATNYAYLLYKTSPIKLDYAGKW, from the coding sequence ATGGAAAGTAAAGATATAATCCTTAAGCTGGAAAAGAACGGTCTCGTTTTTGAGAGTCTTTTTAAAAACATCACAGAAGAACAAATTTCCTGGAAGGCTAATGAAAATAAGTGGTCAATGCTGGAAATTGTTTGCCACCTGCTCGATGAAGAAAAAGAAGACTTCCGTCAAAGAATTGACTTTACTTTGAACAACCCGGGAGAGGCCTGGCCGGCGATTGATCCACAGGGTTGGGTAAGATCACGCAATTATAGCGGCAAAAATTTTGATGAAACCCTGAACCAGTTCTTAGCCGAAAGAAAGAAATCAATAGAGTGGCTTTATAATCTTAGTAATCCAAATTGGCAGGTCTGTTATCTGCATCCAAAAGCAGGCGAGGTGAGTGCAGAACAATTGCTGGCAAACTGGATTGCTCATGATTTGCTGCACATTCGCCAAATTACAGCAACAAATTATGCTTACCTTTTATACAAAACAAGCCCGATAAAACTTGACTATGCAGGTAAGTGGTAA
- a CDS encoding esterase family protein, whose translation MNLRSKCALFSILFLLLIGFCQSATVDTVLVYSPKMEKEIFTVVVIPENGNVQKFPSVYLLHGYGGSHKDWSSHMDLKPLAEQYQCIIICPDGSKASWYLDSPEVKESQYETFVASELVTFIDSKYPTIKSKNKRVITGLSMGGHGALYLAIRHPDLFSAAGNMSGVVDLPNSSVKKELAVKLGSFEEYPERWKENSIVNMIEQIRSAKLAILIDCGVDDYFANDNRNLHKLLLDANIDHDYVERPGGHSWDYWTRVLKYHILFFNEHFENGEAK comes from the coding sequence ATGAACCTGAGAAGTAAATGTGCTCTGTTTTCTATCCTTTTTTTATTGTTGATTGGATTTTGCCAATCTGCAACAGTTGATACAGTTTTGGTTTATAGCCCCAAAATGGAGAAAGAAATTTTTACAGTTGTTGTGATTCCTGAAAATGGAAATGTCCAAAAATTTCCATCAGTATATCTTCTGCATGGCTATGGTGGCAGCCATAAAGATTGGTCGTCACACATGGATTTAAAACCTCTGGCTGAGCAATATCAATGTATTATTATCTGCCCGGATGGTTCTAAAGCAAGTTGGTACCTAGACAGCCCGGAAGTGAAAGAAAGCCAGTATGAAACTTTTGTGGCCAGTGAACTGGTCACTTTTATTGATTCAAAATACCCGACAATAAAATCTAAAAACAAAAGAGTAATAACCGGATTAAGTATGGGTGGACATGGGGCATTGTACCTGGCAATCCGGCATCCGGATTTATTTTCAGCAGCAGGAAATATGAGCGGAGTTGTTGATTTACCAAATTCTTCGGTTAAGAAAGAGCTGGCTGTAAAATTGGGTTCATTCGAAGAATATCCGGAGCGTTGGAAAGAAAACTCCATTGTAAATATGATTGAACAAATTCGTTCGGCAAAGCTTGCTATTTTAATTGATTGCGGTGTAGATGATTATTTCGCAAATGACAACCGTAATTTGCACAAACTACTATTAGATGCCAATATTGACCATGATTATGTGGAACGCCCCGGTGGCCATAGCTGGGATTACTGGACACGGGTTCTAAAGTATCATATCCTCTTTTTTAATGAACATTTTGAAAATGGTGAAGCAAAGTGA
- a CDS encoding DUF2339 domain-containing protein translates to MENPLEQRVKDLEQQLADLKKVVAKLSPEKRQEPQPPTPVKKTENPFISPPINNLKKEIKAKVKKDQTQSSEKWLGRLGIGLLLFGAVFLFKYSIDQGWITPLVRVLFGIGLGIILFIFGLRLYDRNKMLSRLLLGGGIATYYITIFSAFQLYGLISHGMAFAFMILVTISAFLLALRQDEPVLSLIGIIGGLLTPFLLYTGESNIPGLASYTSLLIIGSSVTYMKRGWRALLWVTSWGGWIVWSISVYNLPASEFGYLLEKWSVQIGIIITWLSLWALPVYREFLHLANPEKWPNPNLDTLDNRVSRQFADFVRRHLYFLSLSTPIVGMVLVPIIWSFSKETTGWIIMALSLVYFWLFIKYRLHDQLKNLFYLHGLTATLLLTWSFLLIFDGNTQFFVLATESWILFLIAERTNDSKLRTLSKVFISVMGFVLLIRLFTLSASSPFIFNRRSLTDLGFILMLGHSAYLIRNHQQSILNFAFMHIGIMGWLLRELQGFDNGQALVTTGWGILALIVFVFGLRNSKVELRYLGSATIFIVVGKLFIVDLSELETIWRIILFIGFGGLLLIVSNYLSKLISKPKETNEPEK, encoded by the coding sequence ATGGAAAATCCCCTCGAGCAACGTGTTAAAGACCTGGAACAACAACTTGCCGATCTTAAAAAAGTTGTTGCAAAACTTTCACCGGAAAAAAGGCAAGAACCACAACCGCCTACTCCGGTAAAAAAAACAGAAAATCCATTTATCTCACCGCCAATAAATAATCTAAAAAAAGAAATAAAAGCTAAGGTTAAGAAAGATCAAACCCAAAGCAGTGAAAAATGGCTTGGGCGTTTAGGTATTGGCCTGCTTTTATTCGGGGCCGTTTTTCTGTTCAAATATTCAATTGATCAAGGCTGGATAACACCGCTTGTCCGCGTTTTATTTGGTATCGGGCTTGGAATTATTTTGTTTATTTTTGGCTTACGCTTGTACGATCGAAATAAAATGCTAAGCCGTCTTCTCCTAGGTGGCGGAATTGCCACTTATTACATTACGATATTTTCCGCCTTTCAGCTGTATGGTCTTATTTCACATGGAATGGCTTTTGCCTTTATGATCCTGGTGACAATTTCCGCCTTTCTTTTAGCGCTGCGCCAGGATGAACCCGTTTTGTCGCTTATTGGGATTATTGGCGGACTGCTGACTCCATTTCTATTGTACACTGGAGAAAGCAATATTCCTGGATTGGCAAGTTATACATCGCTATTAATCATCGGATCCAGTGTTACTTATATGAAGCGTGGATGGCGGGCTTTACTTTGGGTCACATCCTGGGGTGGATGGATTGTGTGGTCAATTTCTGTTTATAATTTGCCTGCTTCCGAGTTTGGATATTTACTTGAAAAATGGAGTGTTCAAATCGGGATAATAATAACCTGGCTTTCGCTTTGGGCTTTGCCGGTTTATCGAGAGTTTTTGCATCTTGCTAATCCCGAGAAGTGGCCAAATCCTAATCTTGATACACTTGATAACAGGGTTTCCAGGCAGTTTGCCGATTTCGTCCGTCGCCATCTTTATTTTCTTTCTTTAAGTACACCAATCGTCGGAATGGTTTTGGTTCCTATAATCTGGAGTTTTTCTAAGGAAACTACCGGATGGATTATAATGGCCTTAAGCCTGGTTTATTTTTGGTTATTTATAAAATACCGTCTGCATGATCAATTAAAAAATCTGTTTTATTTACATGGATTAACCGCAACCTTACTTTTAACCTGGTCTTTTTTACTTATTTTTGATGGAAACACACAGTTTTTTGTTTTAGCTACAGAGTCCTGGATTCTATTTTTAATTGCTGAAAGAACCAACGATTCAAAACTTAGAACGTTATCTAAAGTTTTTATCAGTGTGATGGGATTTGTACTTCTAATAAGATTATTTACACTAAGTGCAAGTTCTCCGTTTATTTTTAATAGGCGTTCTCTAACGGACTTAGGTTTTATCTTAATGCTTGGCCATTCTGCATACCTAATAAGAAATCATCAACAATCTATATTGAATTTTGCTTTTATGCACATTGGTATTATGGGTTGGCTTTTAAGGGAATTGCAAGGTTTCGATAATGGGCAGGCGTTGGTTACAACTGGTTGGGGTATTTTGGCCTTAATAGTTTTTGTATTCGGGCTGCGTAATTCTAAAGTGGAGTTACGTTATCTTGGATCGGCTACAATTTTTATTGTGGTCGGAAAGCTTTTTATTGTTGACCTCTCCGAACTTGAAACAATTTGGCGGATTATTTTATTTATAGGTTTTGGCGGATTACTGCTTATTGTAAGTAATTATCTTAGTAAATTAATTTCTAAACCAAAGGAAACAAATGAACCTGAGAAGTAA
- a CDS encoding type II toxin-antitoxin system VapC family toxin encodes MLLLDTHVWVFYYTKQFQHLSKPALDAINNEKSLAISPISGWELAQLVKKKRVKLEIDIIRWISLTRKDQRLLLLDLSLDILVQSVQFDDLHKDPADRIIAATSIVNSIPLITADKKLLQYSKLDTIW; translated from the coding sequence ATGCTTCTATTGGATACTCATGTTTGGGTTTTTTATTATACAAAACAATTTCAGCATCTATCGAAACCAGCCTTAGACGCAATTAATAATGAAAAATCACTTGCTATAAGCCCAATTTCGGGTTGGGAGCTGGCCCAGTTAGTAAAAAAGAAAAGAGTTAAACTGGAGATTGATATAATTCGTTGGATATCATTAACAAGAAAAGATCAAAGGCTTTTGTTGTTAGATTTGTCTCTCGACATTCTTGTTCAATCAGTTCAATTCGATGACTTACATAAAGATCCTGCAGACAGGATAATCGCAGCAACTTCAATTGTTAACTCTATACCTTTAATTACAGCCGATAAAAAACTTCTTCAATATTCAAAACTTGATACAATATGGTGA
- a CDS encoding type II toxin-antitoxin system Phd/YefM family antitoxin: MDAIAIKELKSKLSFYINKIEQDGNELLVKKHNKVVAKIVPYSPKTEWEKAQKELEGSVSFYKDPTEPVAEDEWDL; this comes from the coding sequence ATGGATGCAATTGCCATTAAAGAACTAAAGTCAAAATTGTCATTTTATATAAATAAAATTGAACAGGATGGAAATGAGCTTCTTGTTAAAAAGCATAATAAGGTCGTTGCGAAGATAGTTCCTTATTCCCCTAAAACAGAATGGGAAAAAGCTCAAAAAGAATTAGAAGGATCGGTCAGTTTTTATAAAGATCCTACAGAACCTGTAGCTGAAGATGAGTGGGATTTGTAA
- a CDS encoding SpoIIE family protein phosphatase: protein MRSNLSTRIALFTIVAITSIYFGFYFSDYTTPNLAGVPKISKSEAVEKVHEILDNYGFDYSQYYEFGYFSFDGTGSDYLVSELGAQKYNEIAQNEELPLSFWQFEYYKNVPKNIDEDYMRVRISPSGKFVSFFHSPPDSQKAEFVNAEQAAQIAEQFIESIDDLSLENYSVEDTRHQEKENRSETRLQYEKNVAQTEAKDIIAVSLIGKKVNSVNHYFNEPQEANADSFGGANVLFNIIAIFVYLGLTLLSLVLFLQRYHDGKISVKKAVWAGIGTYFVLVIMAINTWDLWAFGTNIASLGRLYMKFVLLGVQMTITYIFLFTNTFTAWANGDFELQGRQSKYLSGIDSILNRNFITKNIGFEVPIGLAYGAILFGFLQLVNYSMINIFGAQAEVKGNLSYFSNYFPSLTLATSVIYFALFDEIFFRKFLLVYFKNKTRSTFYGLLISAIGYAFVNVFFGNLFEFWPSYYTLIPYFVLGIIQGWIFLQYGLLASITSGSFFITLQGVRFLFASGVSGYMFDGILILSVFVIMLVIGIIGLLKGKSFKYTVEMEPPHIRRIKDRTRMQQELEIAKKVQLGLLPKEQPSLKGYDIAGVCIPALEVGGDYFDFIHLKDGKLGIAIADVSGKGVPAAIYMTLTKGILQSHAESTLSPKTVLSKVNNLMYRTIDRSWYVSMFYAVIDPVSRKLIFSRAGHNPAIVLNQNKKDPQWLQPDGIGLGLEIGEIFTKTLVEGELQLEKGNTLIFYTDGFTEAMNEREEEYGEERFLKFLNENDNGSAKDLVNKAVTEIRNFAGDALQHDDMTMVVLKAF, encoded by the coding sequence ATGAGATCCAATTTATCAACCAGAATAGCTTTATTTACTATAGTTGCCATAACTTCAATTTATTTCGGTTTTTATTTTAGCGATTACACTACACCAAATCTGGCTGGTGTTCCAAAAATTTCAAAAAGTGAAGCTGTTGAAAAAGTCCACGAAATTCTTGATAATTATGGATTTGATTATAGCCAATATTATGAATTTGGCTACTTTAGTTTTGATGGAACAGGATCAGATTATTTGGTTTCCGAACTTGGTGCGCAAAAGTATAACGAAATCGCCCAAAATGAAGAGCTACCCTTAAGTTTCTGGCAGTTTGAGTATTATAAAAATGTGCCCAAAAATATTGATGAAGATTATATGCGTGTCCGTATATCACCTTCCGGGAAATTCGTATCCTTCTTTCACTCACCACCCGATTCACAAAAAGCTGAGTTTGTAAATGCAGAGCAGGCTGCGCAAATTGCTGAACAGTTTATTGAAAGCATTGATGACCTATCCTTAGAAAACTATTCTGTTGAAGACACAAGACACCAGGAAAAGGAAAACCGTTCTGAAACCCGCCTTCAGTATGAGAAAAATGTAGCCCAAACTGAAGCAAAAGATATTATTGCGGTAAGTTTAATCGGAAAAAAAGTAAACAGTGTCAACCACTATTTTAATGAACCTCAGGAAGCAAATGCCGACTCTTTTGGAGGCGCAAATGTTTTGTTTAATATAATTGCTATTTTCGTATACCTGGGATTAACACTGCTAAGTCTAGTACTTTTTCTTCAACGTTATCATGATGGTAAAATTAGTGTTAAAAAGGCCGTTTGGGCTGGGATTGGCACTTATTTTGTTTTGGTAATTATGGCCATCAACACTTGGGATTTATGGGCTTTTGGGACAAATATTGCTAGTCTTGGTCGCCTATATATGAAGTTTGTTCTTCTTGGTGTTCAAATGACTATAACATATATATTTTTATTTACAAATACATTCACTGCCTGGGCAAATGGAGATTTTGAACTTCAGGGGCGGCAATCAAAATATTTGAGTGGGATTGACAGCATTTTAAACAGAAACTTTATTACAAAAAATATAGGATTTGAAGTTCCAATCGGATTGGCTTATGGCGCTATTCTTTTTGGATTTTTGCAACTTGTTAATTATTCAATGATAAATATTTTTGGTGCACAAGCTGAAGTAAAAGGAAATTTGTCTTATTTTTCCAACTATTTCCCAAGTCTGACATTGGCAACTTCTGTCATTTATTTTGCTCTTTTTGATGAAATATTTTTCAGGAAATTTTTACTGGTTTATTTTAAAAACAAAACCAGGTCTACTTTTTATGGATTATTAATCTCTGCAATTGGTTATGCTTTTGTCAATGTGTTTTTTGGAAACCTGTTTGAATTCTGGCCATCGTATTACACGCTTATCCCATATTTTGTTTTAGGTATTATTCAGGGCTGGATTTTTCTTCAGTATGGATTATTGGCATCAATAACATCGGGTTCATTTTTTATTACCCTGCAAGGTGTGCGCTTCTTATTTGCCTCAGGTGTATCCGGCTATATGTTTGATGGAATCTTGATATTAAGTGTTTTTGTAATCATGCTGGTTATTGGGATTATCGGGTTGTTAAAAGGAAAATCATTCAAATATACTGTTGAGATGGAACCGCCACATATTAGAAGAATCAAAGATAGAACACGCATGCAGCAGGAGCTGGAAATTGCCAAGAAAGTGCAACTTGGCTTACTTCCCAAGGAACAACCTTCTTTAAAAGGATATGATATTGCCGGCGTCTGCATCCCTGCGTTGGAAGTTGGCGGAGATTATTTTGATTTTATTCACTTAAAAGATGGGAAGCTGGGAATTGCTATTGCAGATGTTTCCGGTAAAGGAGTTCCCGCGGCCATTTATATGACACTAACAAAAGGCATTTTGCAATCGCATGCGGAATCCACTCTGTCGCCCAAAACAGTGCTTTCAAAAGTTAATAATCTCATGTACCGCACCATCGACCGATCTTGGTATGTAAGCATGTTTTACGCTGTGATCGATCCGGTTAGCCGAAAGCTAATTTTTTCCCGGGCAGGGCATAATCCGGCAATTGTTTTAAACCAGAATAAAAAAGACCCGCAATGGCTGCAGCCGGATGGAATTGGTTTGGGATTGGAAATTGGCGAAATCTTTACCAAAACCCTGGTTGAAGGGGAGCTTCAGCTTGAAAAAGGCAATACACTTATCTTTTATACGGATGGTTTTACAGAAGCAATGAATGAGCGCGAAGAAGAATATGGTGAAGAACGTTTTTTAAAATTCTTAAACGAAAACGACAATGGTTCTGCCAAAGATTTGGTCAATAAAGCTGTCACAGAAATCCGCAATTTTGCCGGGGATGCTTTGCAGCATGATGACATGACTATGGTGGTGTTAAAAGCATTTTAG
- a CDS encoding GNAT family N-acetyltransferase: MQIFEIKEYSIDILNALNKLLPQLSESAKPLSKNRLKSIIDSESSFLFVAEDKMKICGMLTLVIVKIPTSTKAVIEDVVVDKESLGKGVGKKLTLHAIDFAKENGVSTVNLTSSPWRTAANSLYKKLGFEKRDTNVYKLDI; this comes from the coding sequence ATGCAAATTTTCGAAATAAAAGAGTACTCTATTGATATTTTAAACGCCCTAAATAAGTTACTCCCGCAACTTTCTGAAAGTGCGAAACCTCTTTCAAAAAACAGGTTAAAAAGTATCATAGATTCCGAGAGCTCATTTTTATTTGTAGCTGAAGACAAAATGAAAATATGCGGGATGCTCACTCTGGTTATTGTAAAAATCCCAACCAGTACCAAAGCTGTGATTGAAGATGTAGTTGTAGATAAAGAATCTTTAGGTAAAGGTGTTGGAAAAAAATTGACCCTGCATGCAATTGATTTTGCAAAAGAAAATGGAGTGTCCACGGTGAACCTGACTAGCTCACCGTGGCGTACCGCCGCTAATTCACTTTATAAAAAACTTGGTTTTGAAAAACGCGATACCAATGTTTATAAACTGGATATTTAA
- a CDS encoding DUF1343 domain-containing protein produces MQVRIIKWICFFLLISLLSTSAQTVKTGLDRVGSYYHLFEGKRLGIVTNHTALNAKGQHITDVFKDMKNVTVAALFGPEHGVRGNAADGQKIESETEAEIPVYSLYGKTKKPNSEMLKNVDLLVFDIQDIGARFYTYVWTMSYVMDAAEENNIPLVVLDRPNPITCKIVEGNCADTSTFVGRFPIPVRHGMTIGELAKLFKGESWISSNLDLTIVPLQNWKREYWFDQTELTFTAPSPNMPNLETATVYPGMCLLEGTNLSEGRGTDKPFIIFGAPWIDSKNLRNHLESLQFDGVSFTDTTFIPVTIPGKAVRPKFENKKCNGLKVIVDDREKYKSYQTGVFLINALYQLYPGQLEFKRKHFDRLAGSSKIRRAILGGSSKEELKTLISLGLDSFKQKREKNLLY; encoded by the coding sequence ATGCAAGTCAGAATTATTAAATGGATCTGTTTTTTTCTACTGATAAGTTTATTGTCTACATCTGCTCAAACTGTTAAAACCGGTTTAGATCGGGTTGGCAGTTATTATCATTTATTTGAAGGAAAGCGACTTGGGATCGTAACAAATCATACTGCTCTTAATGCAAAAGGCCAACATATAACGGATGTTTTTAAAGATATGAAAAATGTTACGGTTGCAGCACTATTTGGCCCGGAACACGGCGTGCGAGGTAATGCAGCGGACGGTCAAAAAATCGAATCAGAAACTGAAGCTGAAATACCGGTTTACAGTTTGTACGGGAAAACCAAAAAACCAAATAGTGAGATGTTGAAAAATGTGGACTTATTGGTTTTTGATATCCAGGACATTGGTGCCCGCTTTTATACATATGTTTGGACTATGAGTTACGTGATGGATGCCGCTGAAGAAAATAATATTCCGCTTGTGGTTCTTGACAGGCCAAATCCAATTACATGTAAAATAGTTGAAGGAAACTGTGCTGATACATCAACTTTCGTTGGCCGCTTTCCAATTCCAGTCCGGCATGGAATGACGATTGGTGAGCTTGCAAAATTATTTAAAGGGGAGAGTTGGATATCTTCAAATTTAGATTTAACCATTGTTCCTTTACAAAACTGGAAACGTGAATATTGGTTTGATCAAACCGAATTAACATTTACAGCTCCGTCACCAAATATGCCCAATCTTGAAACAGCAACTGTTTATCCCGGCATGTGTTTGCTCGAGGGGACAAACCTTTCAGAAGGGCGGGGAACAGACAAACCTTTTATAATATTTGGCGCACCCTGGATTGATAGTAAAAATCTCAGAAATCATCTTGAATCGTTGCAATTTGATGGAGTTAGTTTTACAGACACCACTTTTATCCCTGTTACAATTCCCGGAAAAGCTGTTCGCCCCAAATTTGAAAATAAAAAATGCAATGGTTTAAAGGTAATTGTTGATGACAGAGAAAAGTATAAATCTTATCAGACGGGCGTATTCTTAATCAATGCTTTGTACCAGCTGTATCCAGGGCAGTTAGAGTTTAAACGAAAACATTTTGATCGGTTGGCGGGTTCATCAAAAATCAGGCGTGCAATTCTGGGTGGATCGTCTAAAGAAGAATTAAAAACTTTAATATCTTTAGGATTGGATTCTTTTAAGCAAAAAAGAGAAAAAAACTTATTGTATTAG
- a CDS encoding phosphodiester glycosidase family protein produces the protein MKITFKTILFIALANILFAQSFQLETVDHNEPVKGVIYKKLLDSNKPLLINFLEIDLNSPKLDIIAITAYDSVAGNETVSSMVARETNQNQKIIAAINADFYEKGGYSTNAFVTNGELVSMPGKTFTTIGFDESDLPFINKINFSANLFTKKKVVKIDGVNKPRETNQLIIYNGFFGPSSTTNQWGTEIDLRLLNKASVNDTLYFVAEELQKGKGNMRIRPGHYVLSGHDAGAELIKSSIEKGDTIKVYISLENMPSKLANLVGGFTQLVTKGKNSAIESYDKVGKNRSHFLFGNHPRTAIAYNKDKTRLYLVTIDGRQASSIGISLPDLANLMIQFGAYDALNLDGGGSTTMVVSDKIVNSPSDVSGERAVSNALMIKLK, from the coding sequence ATGAAAATCACATTTAAAACTATCCTTTTTATAGCTTTAGCAAACATACTTTTTGCACAATCGTTTCAACTAGAAACGGTTGATCACAATGAACCCGTCAAAGGCGTAATCTACAAAAAACTTCTTGATTCCAACAAACCTTTGTTAATAAACTTTCTTGAGATAGATCTTAACAGTCCCAAACTCGACATTATTGCTATAACCGCCTATGATTCTGTTGCCGGCAATGAAACGGTCAGTTCTATGGTAGCCAGAGAAACCAATCAAAACCAAAAAATAATTGCAGCAATTAATGCAGATTTTTACGAAAAAGGCGGTTATTCCACAAACGCATTTGTGACAAATGGTGAGCTTGTTAGCATGCCGGGTAAAACATTCACAACAATAGGGTTTGATGAATCAGACCTTCCTTTTATTAATAAGATCAATTTTTCCGCCAATTTATTTACTAAAAAGAAAGTTGTAAAAATTGACGGGGTAAATAAACCCAGAGAAACAAACCAGCTTATTATTTATAATGGTTTTTTTGGGCCTTCCAGCACTACAAACCAATGGGGCACTGAAATCGATTTACGTTTGCTAAACAAAGCCTCTGTAAATGACACACTTTATTTTGTTGCTGAAGAACTGCAGAAAGGCAAAGGTAACATGAGAATCCGGCCGGGTCACTATGTTTTGAGCGGCCATGATGCCGGCGCGGAACTTATAAAAAGCTCTATTGAAAAAGGCGACACCATAAAGGTTTATATTTCACTGGAAAACATGCCATCAAAACTGGCTAATCTCGTTGGTGGATTTACTCAGCTTGTAACAAAAGGTAAAAATAGCGCTATCGAAAGTTATGACAAAGTAGGAAAAAACCGCAGCCATTTTCTGTTCGGAAATCATCCTAGGACGGCAATTGCTTATAATAAAGATAAGACCCGGTTATACTTGGTTACCATCGATGGCAGGCAAGCATCCAGCATTGGAATTAGTTTACCGGATTTAGCAAATTTAATGATTCAATTTGGAGCTTATGATGCTTTAAATCTTGATGGCGGAGGATCGACAACCATGGTTGTTAGTGATAAAATTGTAAATTCACCCTCAGATGTAAGCGGCGAGCGGGCTGTTTCCAACGCGCTGATGATAAAACTTAAATAA